One Gadus chalcogrammus isolate NIFS_2021 chromosome 7, NIFS_Gcha_1.0, whole genome shotgun sequence genomic window, TTATTTAGGGGGAATTCCATGCTTGTTTGGTTCCATTTCCATTTAAGGTATCATCAAATGTCATattaataatgtaaaataaaatatgttaaatacaatatatgcAAGTGAGAAGTGCATTACTAAGAAACATGTTTCTTTTTGGTATCCAACcagttttttatttcaaaaaatCTTAACTTGAACTATTTGATTAAAACCAGTTATTTTGGTCAAGACAATGTACTGTATCTTACATATTGCTACAATTAAAAATCCTTACATTATTAATGCTACTAGTACTATTGTATTCTCACATTTGAAAGGTTCTACAAAACACTGTATACCGTCCGTTCAGACTCGATCCCCAAGGTGTTCCTCATGGATGCTGATGGACTGTAACAGCTAGAAGGCCTGAGCGTCTCCCACCTGTGATGCCCCCTCACTACAGAAGGACCAGGGTCTGAACGTGAAAAATTGAACAATTCAAAAGGCCTGAAATAAGTGAACCCTTGAGTAGACGTCCTCCACGCGGTCGTGGACAACGAGTCGTGCGCCTGTGCTCCTCCTCGGTCAGCTCTCGTTGGCGATGATCACGGATGTACCGATGTAATGTGGAATCTCGCGTTGCCCTCCTTGGGCGGGGCCTAGGGCGGGGCTTTGACTCTTATTGCTGTAGGACACCACGTCATTACCGTGGCAACCGTAACCGTCTGCAAAATGCCCCAACGCGGTGTAGGGAGGCGCTTTCACGGCGCTGCTGCGATTGCTGAAGACTTGGTGAAGGTTCAAAGACACGTACGGCGGCTGGGCGGGTCCGCCCATGGCCACGCCCATGCCCATTCCTAtccacatcctcctctcctccttctccagcgcCCCGGCCTCCTGCTCCTGGGCGGAGATCTGCTGGCCGAGCCcggcggggtggtggtggtgtaggtatCCTTTGTAATGGCAGGACGAGGACGCCTCGGGCGCGGgcagcctcctcctctggtccagcaggcgTTGCCTGGGGAAGGTCTGGGCGTGAAAGGGGCGAGGCTGCTCCCTAATGCCCTTGCTCAGCACCAAGCTGCCGAACAGAGGACACGGCAGCGGAGCGCCTGCCCCCCCCTGgacctcactctccctccccgtgGGTTTGTAGCCGTGCTCCGGGCCGAACGCCGCCCGGCCGCCCCCCTTGGTCACCCTGGCGCAGGGGTGGAGTGTGTCGGCGCCCGCGATGGGCCTTCTCCTGACCGGCGAATGGCTGGGCTCTGCCTTCAGCAGGCCGTCCCGGTGCTGCAGGGCCGTGCAGCTCGGCAGCAGCTGGTGGGCCCTGGCCGGCTCGGGGTCGGTCCAGTAAGGAGCCGCCTCGGGATCTGAGGAGGGAGATGGCAACAGCCAATGAGAACCGAATGTCCGATTACATTCCTGGCCTGGGCTGAGTTTTTGACAGAGACCAGGGAGGGGAGATAGGTGCTTTCCCCAGAGCGGTCTTCGCGTGAGTAGGCTAACAAAACAGACTCTAGGTTCAAATGGGTCTGGCCTTCAGTAGACTTTCTCTGTATTTTAAGGAAACTGGAAACAAGGGGTTACTCGCAGCATTTGGACCCGAGGTACTGCACCGTCTCCCCGAGAGGTTCTGCTATATTTTGGTAAAACTGCTGGATCTGAGATTATCACGTGGAGTGTTTTGCCTTGTGCTACCTGCCCTTTGTGttgacctccctctctcccagggaAGGGAGCTAGGAAAACTAGGGGTGATCTGTGCATAGCACACACGAGTAGAAAAGCCTTGTCTAGAGACACTAGGTAAGCGGTGTACACCACCTGTGTACATTTTGTGTTACTGTTGCTGGCTAGGCTAGCCTGGGTTTTGGTTATTTTCCTTCTCAGGAGCTCAGATCTTTGGTGTTCTTTCAATAGGTCCCCATACCATTCCCTTTGTGATTCTACAGCAATAAATAAACTTTTACTTTTCAGTTGTGTCTCTTCAATGTCTTCCACCTCTGGTTGTCGTGTTAGTTACTTTACCCCTTAGATGTATTCAAAGGAGTGTAACATACGGTCACATACATTTGATATACTATATTTGAATAATCCATAACTCGACAAAATGCTCATCTTAAACCCACGTATGATTGCATAGATTTGACGTTATGTATATTAGTATTCGTTGACCCGGTAACCTAGGGCCTCACCGTGGGGGGTGTTGAGGCTGTGGTGGACCCCgcgtcccccctctccctcctccaggtgGGCCGTGGTGGACCCGCCAGGTGTGGCGCCGTGCACGCTCTctttccaaccccccccctgtGGGGAGCAGCTCAGCTTGGCAGGCTGGGGGGAGAAACGACCACCACGGTAGGGTGAGCCGGAAATAAAAGAAGATGTGATTATTGAGGCAAAAGATTCCTATTCTAGTGTCTTCCTACGTAGAAACATAGCCCTGTAGCACGTTCTAAcgcaaatacattttgaatataGACGTCGAGTTGTTGGGTAATGAATCCGTGGGTACATTACACACCATTTGCAGGGATTCAAAAGTCTGCCTTTACTTTTTGCCCGGGTTGGCATGGTTGTTGATATATTTTAATCGAAGATGGAAGATGGTGGTATCGACCgaaatgtgttttttctgtgaTATCCGAAAAGACTTATGTAAGTATGTATGCTTCACTAATGTGTGACAGGCTGTTTGTTTTGAACGGAGCTCTTCAAGATGTTTCCTCCAGTGGTCGTGGTTCAGATCTGTCAGCATCACTGGTGTTGTTAACGTGCAACACCACATGCAGGTTATCTACTGTTTTCTAAAAGCTacctttttttaatgtttcaatGCCTTATTTGGGACATAAAAGGACTTTATTACAACACTTTACAGAAGGCAGATGAAGCATAGGCTCCAGTCATGGTTCTGATAAATGTGCTCAgggacgagacgagacgagacccTGAGACCTCTGGGTCACTCTTGGGCTCGGTGTGGATTTACACATAGTTTTTTGGAAGCTAATTTTTTATTCTAAACCGAGTAAGATcaaagatcacacacacacacacacacacacacacacacacacacacacacacacacacacacacacacacacacacacacacacacacacacacacacacacacacacacacacacacacacacacacacacacaggctataGTATGGACTTGGCTTCAGTCAATCAGCCTAATTCCTTCTTCTTCCAACCTTCCTAGCATCCACATACAGTGTAATGCTGAAAATTCTAAAAGAATAATACAGAATGATGTTATATTATGAAACATTATGGTAATACATTGTTGATGtcgaaaaacacaaacataatgaATTCAGTTTAAACTAGTTGAACTACAACACTGCAGTCCTACCGTGGGGTACGGGGCGGGTTTGACTCTGGTTTTGACCTTCAGCGTTCTGGTCTTCAGGTGTTTGTggagcggtggaggaggagaagccagGCTTCTCTTGTAGCTAAGGCCGGACCTGACGGCCGCGTTCTGTTCCTGAGACAGTGGCAGCTCCTGGTATTCAACGTCACTGAAACATAACGAGCCACATTGTTCTACTTGTACTGGTTGAATGGGATGATGGAGAAGCTTTTTCTTTAGCGTGCTTCATCAATGTGTGATCACTCGCTTTCTACTCATCGTTGTTACAGCAGAGATACCCAACCCCGGTCCCTGGAACGGTTAGAACCGGGCCTTGAAATATTTCCAGAagtggttaaaaaatatataaa contains:
- the sim2 gene encoding single-minded homolog 2, with product MKDKSKNAAKTRREKENGEFYELAKLLPLPSAITSQLDKASIIRLTTSYLRMRAVFPDGLGDAWGQASRGSHLDNMAKELGSHLLQTLDGFVFVVAPDGKIMYISETASVHLGLSQVELTGNSIFEYIHPADHDEMTAVLSAQKAPHCHLSQEYEIERSFFLRMKCVLAKRNAGLTCGGFKVIHCSGYLKLRRYMLDAPLYDAWYQIVGLVAVGNSLPPSGITEIKLHSNMFMFRASLDLKLIFLDSRVAELTGYEPQDLIEKTLYHHVHGCDVFQLRSAHHLLLVKGQVTTKYYRLLSKRGGWVWVQSYATIVHNSRSSRPHCIVSINYVLTDVEYQELPLSQEQNAAVRSGLSYKRSLASPPPPLHKHLKTRTLKVKTRVKPAPYPTPAKLSCSPQGGGWKESVHGATPGGSTTAHLEEGEGGRGVHHSLNTPHDPEAAPYWTDPEPARAHQLLPSCTALQHRDGLLKAEPSHSPVRRRPIAGADTLHPCARVTKGGGRAAFGPEHGYKPTGRESEVQGGAGAPLPCPLFGSLVLSKGIREQPRPFHAQTFPRQRLLDQRRRLPAPEASSSCHYKGYLHHHHPAGLGQQISAQEQEAGALEKEERRMWIGMGMGVAMGGPAQPPYVSLNLHQVFSNRSSAVKAPPYTALGHFADGYGCHGNDVVSYSNKSQSPALGPAQGGQREIPHYIGTSVIIANES